The genomic segment GGCGCAGTCGCTGCTTTACAGCATGCATGATCGGATGGAGGACAGCCAGCGTGTGCATTTGAATATGATTGTATCGAGCGGGCAGCGCATGTCCTATTTGATTAATGATATTTTGGATTACGCTCTATTAAAAAATAATGATATGCGCCTTCATATTGCGAAAATCGATTTGCATCAGCTGGCGCAGGTTGTGCTGACCGTCGTCAAGCCGCTGGTGACGGGCAGAGATTTAGTGCTCCTTAATCAAATTGGCACGGATTTTCCGCCGATTTATGCCGATGAAAACCGGATGCAGCAAATTTTGTTTAATTTAATAGGCAATGCGATCAAGTATACGCCATCGGGGTATGTGACGATAAGTGCACAGCATTACCGCGACTATGTGGAAATTCACGTCGAGGATACCGGCATCGGCATAGCAGAAGACAAATTTGAAATCATTTTCAACCCGTTTGAGAAGCTTGAATCCATTGATGATACGGGAGCCGGTCTTGGACTTAAAATTACGAAGCAGCTTGTCGAACTGCATGGCGGGGAAATTACAGTATGGTCGAAGGTGGGACAGGGCTCTCTATTCAGCTTCACGATTCTTCATCAGCCGGTTAATCGTTCGGCTGGATCGTTGATGGCGCAGAAGGAGACGGGCAGGCAGGCGTTCATGGCTGATAAGAAGCATCAAGCTGCTGAATCGATGGCAGCATCCTTATATGCTCCAGCAGGGGATAGAAGCGATGCAGAGCTGTCTGTGCAGCGTCCTTATCGCGTGCTTATTGTGGACGATGAACCGGTGAATTTGCAAGTGGTCATTCAACAGCTGGCGCCGCTGCCATGCGTATTCGAGACCGCCACTAGCGGCGCTGAGGTGCTGGCGCGCATGGATGAGCTGCATGAGGTCGATTTGGTTATTGCCGATTTAATGATGGTTGGCATGTCCGGCTATGAGCTGTGCGGTCTGATTAGAGAAACGTACAATTTAATTGAGCTGCCTATTTTAATTATGACAGCCAGCAGCAGGGATCATACGATTAAAGCCTGCTTCAGCGCAGGAGCAAATGATTATATTTCGAAGCCGATTGGGCGCAATGAGCTCGTAAGCCGCGTTCGCACGCTGCTGCTGTTAAAGAGGTCCGTTCAGGAAGTGAGCCTGAATGCGCAGCAGCTTGCAGAGCTAAACGAGCAGCTTTCTGAGCTGAACACGAATCTGGAGCAACGCATTCATGAGCGAACGGTGGAATTGGAGCGCAAAAACAAAGATTTAAGCCGGCTGGAGCTGTCACGCAGGCGGCTGCTCAGCGATATTTCCCATGAGCTTCGTACGCCGATGACAGCGATTCAAGGCTATGTAGAAGCGATCGTATCTGGACTTGTGGAGCAGGAAGCGGATAAAAAAAGATATTTGCAGATGGTTTTGGTCAAAGCGCTCGGTCTAAACCGTTTAATCCATGATTTATTCGAGCTGTCGCGCCTGGAATCAGGCAAATCCGAAATGATCTTTCTCATGATGACGCTTCAGGAGCTGGTGGCGAAAATCGAGGATAAATTCATGCTCGATGTCGTGCGCGCCGGGCTGCAATATGATTTTCAGCTGTCATTCGATGCAGCAAAGCTGGCTGAATACCATGTCGTGGTGGACATGGACCGTATTACGCAGGTGCTGACCAACCTCGTATTTAATGCGATTCAGCACACGGGGGCGGAAGGGCAAATTCGCATACATTGTGCGATCGAAGAATGGGCAGGCGATGGCGATTCCGCCGGCCAGCTCACCATACGTGTTCAGGATAATGGGGCAGGCATGCAGAAGGAGTCGCTGCCGTTTGTATTTGACCGCTTCTTTCGGGAAAAGCATGATCGGCAGGCGGTTCAGGGGAGCGGAATTGGCCTTGCGATTGCCAAAGAAATCGTCCACTATCATGAGGGGGAAATTCATGTGGAGAGCACGCTGGGAGTAGGAAGCACCTTCTATTTCACGCTTCCGCTGTACGTTTTTGAATAGCGGGCGGAACGAGCTTTTTATTAAAATATCAGCATAAATAAGTATCACACTTAACATAGGCTTATACTTC from the Paenibacillus sp. BIHB 4019 genome contains:
- a CDS encoding ATP-binding protein — its product is MKKRVPFLYFFVPIALAAFIFIILMTFNSALDKNKPEASRGKLSITAQDQIAGNGSSLDGEWEFYWNQLLEPDDFTAGNASEAGYIKVPSSWSKHEVDGQKHTSKGYATYHLVVQLPKTDIELGLVAKGITSAHRMWINGKLVSESGVVGRSEAEATPYMMPSVLRLEAGQTQADIVVQVSNYTQRKAGLFASLTLGEYDSLDQYMRKKLVFESMLIGCMLIMGLYHIVLFILLRKNWESLFFGLICVLLAMKNSSQSQYTLSVLFQSLNDNVLVKIEYLGFLGSAPLFVLFFYYSFPGQVTKRMRNILWIPGGLLTLFIMVTPVQVFTKLAIVMQVYAIVIGFVLIQYVFKAAIGRLSGANLMLTGTVVFFITVVNDILMSNDTIRTGIYFPYGLLFLIICLSIIVSIKFSNAIKTNERLSARLLDLDKVKDEFLANTSHELRTPLNGIIGLAQSLLYSMHDRMEDSQRVHLNMIVSSGQRMSYLINDILDYALLKNNDMRLHIAKIDLHQLAQVVLTVVKPLVTGRDLVLLNQIGTDFPPIYADENRMQQILFNLIGNAIKYTPSGYVTISAQHYRDYVEIHVEDTGIGIAEDKFEIIFNPFEKLESIDDTGAGLGLKITKQLVELHGGEITVWSKVGQGSLFSFTILHQPVNRSAGSLMAQKETGRQAFMADKKHQAAESMAASLYAPAGDRSDAELSVQRPYRVLIVDDEPVNLQVVIQQLAPLPCVFETATSGAEVLARMDELHEVDLVIADLMMVGMSGYELCGLIRETYNLIELPILIMTASSRDHTIKACFSAGANDYISKPIGRNELVSRVRTLLLLKRSVQEVSLNAQQLAELNEQLSELNTNLEQRIHERTVELERKNKDLSRLELSRRRLLSDISHELRTPMTAIQGYVEAIVSGLVEQEADKKRYLQMVLVKALGLNRLIHDLFELSRLESGKSEMIFLMMTLQELVAKIEDKFMLDVVRAGLQYDFQLSFDAAKLAEYHVVVDMDRITQVLTNLVFNAIQHTGAEGQIRIHCAIEEWAGDGDSAGQLTIRVQDNGAGMQKESLPFVFDRFFREKHDRQAVQGSGIGLAIAKEIVHYHEGEIHVESTLGVGSTFYFTLPLYVFE